A genomic window from Streptomyces sp. NBC_00234 includes:
- a CDS encoding site-2 protease family protein, whose translation MTTAATRSDRRVSPIFLAIVAVTAVSGWAVWTDFAGQTGFAIFLFVTAAWIVSLCLHEYAHARTALHSGDISIGAKGYLTLNPLKYTHALLSIVLPVLFVIMGGIGLPGGAVFIERGRIKGRWRHSLISAAGPLTNVLFAIVCTAPFWLHALDGVPLAFRYALAFLALLQVTAAILNFLPIPGLDGYGVIEPWLSHSVRRQVEPFAPFGLIAVFGILWIPEVNIAFFDAIDAFLRGLGVSEIETYCGQDQYRFWQAFWDEQNPVCGV comes from the coding sequence ATGACCACCGCAGCCACTCGCAGCGACCGGAGGGTCAGCCCGATCTTCCTCGCGATCGTCGCCGTCACGGCGGTCTCGGGCTGGGCGGTGTGGACGGACTTCGCCGGGCAGACCGGCTTCGCGATCTTCCTGTTCGTCACCGCGGCCTGGATCGTCTCGCTCTGTCTGCACGAGTACGCCCATGCCCGTACCGCGCTGCACAGCGGGGACATCTCCATCGGGGCGAAGGGCTATCTCACCCTCAACCCCCTGAAGTACACCCATGCCCTGCTGAGCATCGTGCTGCCCGTGCTCTTCGTGATCATGGGTGGGATCGGGCTGCCGGGTGGCGCGGTCTTCATCGAGCGGGGCCGGATCAAGGGCCGCTGGCGGCACAGTCTGATCTCCGCGGCCGGGCCGCTGACCAACGTGCTGTTCGCGATCGTCTGCACGGCGCCGTTCTGGCTGCACGCACTCGACGGGGTGCCGCTCGCCTTCCGTTACGCGCTGGCGTTCCTGGCGCTGCTCCAGGTCACGGCCGCGATCCTGAACTTCCTGCCGATCCCGGGACTGGACGGCTACGGGGTGATCGAGCCCTGGCTCTCGCACTCCGTCCGCCGCCAGGTGGAGCCGTTCGCCCCGTTCGGGCTGATCGCGGTCTTCGGCATCCTGTGGATTCCCGAAGTGAACATCGCCTTCTTCGACGCCATCGACGCGTTCCTGCGCGGGCTCGGGGTCAGCGAGATCGAGACGTACTGCGGACAGGACCAGTACCGCTTCTGGCAGGCGTTCTGGGACGAGCAGAATCCGGTCTGCGGGGTGTGA
- the npdG gene encoding NADPH-dependent F420 reductase encodes MTTHDSGSAPKPPAKDPWDLPDVSGLTVGVLGGTGPQGRGLAYRLARAGQKVIIGSRDAGRAGTAAAELGLGVEGADNADCARRSDIVIVAVPWDGHAKTLESLREELAGKLVVDCVNPLGFDKKGAYALKPEEGSAAEQAAALLPDSRVTAAFHHLSAVLLQDTTIDEIDTDVMVLGEVRADTDLVQALAGRIPGMRGIFAGRLRNAHQVESLVANLISVNRRYKAHAGLRATDV; translated from the coding sequence ATGACTACCCACGACAGCGGCAGCGCGCCCAAGCCCCCCGCCAAGGACCCCTGGGACCTTCCCGACGTCTCCGGACTGACCGTCGGCGTGCTCGGCGGGACCGGCCCGCAGGGCCGCGGCCTCGCCTACCGTCTCGCCCGCGCCGGCCAGAAGGTGATCATCGGTTCCCGGGACGCCGGACGGGCCGGCACGGCCGCCGCCGAGCTCGGCCTCGGCGTCGAGGGCGCCGACAACGCGGACTGCGCACGGCGCAGCGACATCGTGATCGTCGCCGTGCCGTGGGACGGCCACGCCAAGACCCTGGAGTCCCTGCGCGAGGAACTCGCCGGGAAGCTCGTCGTCGACTGCGTCAACCCGCTCGGCTTCGACAAGAAGGGCGCGTACGCCCTCAAGCCCGAGGAGGGCAGCGCGGCCGAGCAGGCCGCCGCCCTGCTGCCGGACTCGCGGGTCACCGCGGCCTTCCACCACCTCTCGGCGGTGCTGCTCCAGGACACGACGATCGACGAGATCGACACCGATGTGATGGTGCTGGGCGAGGTCCGCGCCGACACCGACCTCGTGCAGGCGCTCGCGGGCCGTATCCCCGGCATGCGCGGCATCTTCGCCGGGCGGCTGCGCAACGCGCACCAGGTCGAGTCGCTGGTCGCCAACCTGATCTCGGTCAACCGCCGCTACAAGGCCCACGCGGGACTGCGCGCCACCGACGTGTGA
- a CDS encoding MFS transporter — MTSPPSWPTRLAALLPDLSPWRSSPDFRLLWSQGLITYFGSFMALIALPLQIKHLTGSPLAVGAMGAVELVPLIVFGLYGGALADSADRRKVILGTEAGLGLLAVILLVNALMPDPALWPLYLVAAGVAALAGLQRPALDSLIARIVPHDQQTAAAALNSLRWQIGAIAGPALAGLVVAYAGHATAYAVTVVTFGVSVLLCLRLAPAPPAHDAQKPSLRGIAEGARYAWSRPVLLGTYAIDLAAMFFAFPNTIFPFLADELDAEWSLGLMYAAGSVGSLVLGLTSGWTSRVRRHGLFVVFGAAVWGLAIAAAGWFGNVWLVLVCLAVAGAGDMLSGLGRATIWNQTIPEELRGRLAGIEVLSYSVGPQLGQVRAGAMAGWTGTRSAIWTGGVACVASVALLAATLPKLLSYDSATDEDAARRRAQHANPSGV; from the coding sequence GTGACGTCCCCGCCCTCCTGGCCGACCAGGCTTGCCGCGCTCCTTCCCGATCTTTCGCCCTGGCGTTCCTCGCCCGACTTCAGGCTCCTGTGGAGCCAGGGGCTGATCACGTACTTCGGCAGCTTCATGGCCCTGATCGCGCTGCCCCTGCAGATCAAACACCTCACCGGATCACCGCTGGCCGTCGGCGCGATGGGCGCGGTGGAGCTGGTGCCCCTGATCGTGTTCGGGCTCTACGGCGGGGCACTGGCCGACTCCGCGGACCGCCGCAAGGTCATCCTGGGCACCGAGGCGGGGCTCGGGCTGCTCGCCGTCATCCTGCTGGTGAACGCGCTGATGCCCGATCCGGCGCTCTGGCCGCTGTATCTGGTGGCCGCCGGGGTCGCCGCGCTGGCGGGGCTCCAACGGCCCGCCCTGGATTCGCTGATCGCCCGGATCGTGCCCCACGACCAGCAGACCGCCGCGGCGGCGCTGAACTCCCTGCGCTGGCAGATCGGCGCGATCGCGGGTCCGGCGCTGGCGGGTCTGGTGGTGGCCTATGCCGGGCACGCCACGGCGTACGCGGTCACGGTGGTCACCTTCGGCGTCTCCGTCCTGCTCTGCCTGCGGCTCGCCCCCGCGCCTCCCGCCCATGACGCGCAGAAGCCGTCGCTGCGCGGGATCGCGGAGGGGGCCCGGTACGCGTGGAGCAGGCCCGTGCTACTGGGGACGTACGCGATCGACCTGGCGGCGATGTTCTTCGCCTTCCCGAACACGATCTTCCCGTTCCTGGCGGACGAGCTGGACGCGGAGTGGTCGCTCGGCCTGATGTACGCGGCGGGGTCGGTCGGCTCCCTGGTGCTGGGGCTGACCAGTGGCTGGACCTCACGGGTGCGGCGGCACGGGCTGTTCGTGGTGTTCGGCGCGGCCGTGTGGGGTCTGGCGATCGCCGCTGCGGGCTGGTTCGGCAACGTGTGGCTGGTGCTGGTGTGCCTGGCGGTGGCCGGCGCCGGCGACATGCTGAGCGGTCTGGGCCGGGCGACGATCTGGAACCAGACCATTCCGGAGGAGCTGCGGGGCCGGCTCGCGGGCATCGAGGTGCTGTCGTACAGCGTCGGCCCGCAGCTCGGGCAGGTCCGGGCCGGCGCGATGGCGGGCTGGACGGGGACGCGGTCGGCGATCTGGACCGGCGGGGTGGCGTGCGTGGCCTCGGTCGCGCTGCTGGCGGCGACCTTGCCGAAGCTCCTGTCGTACGACTCCGCGACGGACGAGGACGCGGCCCGGAGGCGGGCGCAGCACGCGAACCCCTCCGGCGTGTGA
- the map gene encoding type I methionyl aminopeptidase gives MSGQSLLVPGEITPIRSVPGNIRRPEYVGKPAPAPYSGPEIQDADTVERMRIAGRIAAQAMEEAAKHIAPGVTTDELDRVAHDFMVDHGAYPSTLGYRGFPKSLCSSLNEVICHGIPDSTVLRDGDIVNLDVTAYINGVHGDNNATYLCGDVDEESRLLVERTRESLNRAIKAVRPGRQINVIGRVIESYAKRFGYGVVRDFTGHGINSSFHSGLIVPHYDSPHATTVMQPGMTFTIEPMLTLGTHEHDMWDDGWTVVTKDRKRTAQFEHTLVVTETGAEILTLP, from the coding sequence ATGTCTGGCCAGTCGCTGCTCGTACCAGGGGAGATCACTCCCATTCGTTCCGTCCCCGGAAACATCCGGCGCCCCGAGTATGTGGGCAAACCGGCTCCGGCGCCGTACTCCGGCCCGGAGATCCAGGACGCCGACACCGTCGAACGGATGCGCATCGCGGGCCGTATCGCCGCCCAGGCGATGGAGGAGGCCGCGAAGCACATCGCTCCGGGCGTCACCACCGACGAGCTCGACCGCGTCGCCCACGACTTCATGGTCGACCACGGCGCGTACCCGTCGACCCTCGGTTACCGCGGTTTCCCGAAGTCGCTCTGCTCCTCGCTCAACGAGGTCATCTGTCACGGCATCCCGGACTCCACCGTGCTGCGGGACGGCGACATCGTGAACCTCGACGTCACCGCGTACATCAACGGGGTGCACGGCGACAACAACGCCACGTACCTCTGCGGAGACGTCGACGAGGAGTCGCGTCTGCTGGTCGAGCGGACCCGCGAGTCGCTGAACCGCGCGATCAAGGCGGTCCGCCCGGGGCGTCAGATCAACGTGATCGGCCGGGTCATCGAGTCGTACGCGAAGCGCTTCGGTTACGGGGTGGTGCGGGACTTCACCGGGCACGGGATCAATTCCTCGTTCCACTCCGGTCTGATCGTTCCCCACTACGACAGCCCGCACGCCACCACGGTGATGCAGCCCGGGATGACGTTCACGATCGAGCCGATGCTGACGCTCGGCACCCATGAGCACGACATGTGGGACGACGGCTGGACCGTCGTGACGAAGGACCGCAAGCGCACCGCGCAGTTCGAGCACACCCTGGTGGTGACCGAGACGGGGGCGGAGATCCTTACTCTTCCGTAA
- a CDS encoding biliverdin-producing heme oxygenase, which translates to MDAPGTATPFSTLIRTASHEQHTEAETSTFMGDLLGGRLGVDAYTRYTEQLWFVYRALEEGAETLRHDPVAGPFIQPELMRSTELERDLAHLRGPGWREGLEPLPATAAYAERVAECARTWPAGYIAHHYTRYLGDLSGGQIIRDKAERTWGFARKGDGVRFYVFEEIANPAAFKRGYRELLDAVNADDLEKQRIIDECKRAFALNTAVFRELGEVFPLSA; encoded by the coding sequence TTGGACGCACCCGGCACCGCCACCCCCTTCTCCACGCTCATCCGCACGGCGTCGCACGAGCAGCACACCGAGGCGGAGACCTCCACGTTCATGGGTGACCTGCTCGGCGGGCGCTTGGGGGTGGATGCGTACACGCGCTACACCGAGCAGCTGTGGTTCGTGTACCGGGCGCTGGAGGAGGGCGCGGAGACCCTGCGGCACGACCCGGTGGCCGGGCCGTTCATACAGCCCGAGCTGATGCGCAGCACCGAGCTGGAGCGGGACCTGGCCCATCTGCGCGGCCCCGGCTGGCGCGAGGGCCTGGAGCCGCTGCCGGCCACCGCGGCGTACGCGGAGCGGGTCGCCGAGTGCGCCCGTACCTGGCCGGCCGGATACATCGCGCACCACTACACGCGCTACCTCGGGGACCTCTCGGGCGGCCAGATCATCCGCGACAAGGCGGAGAGGACCTGGGGCTTCGCGCGCAAGGGCGATGGGGTGCGGTTCTACGTGTTCGAGGAGATCGCCAACCCCGCCGCGTTCAAGCGGGGTTACCGGGAGCTGCTGGACGCGGTGAACGCGGACGATCTGGAGAAGCAGCGCATCATCGACGAGTGCAAGCGCGCGTTCG